Within the Mustela lutreola isolate mMusLut2 chromosome 2, mMusLut2.pri, whole genome shotgun sequence genome, the region CCTCGGATGTGCCGAGCACGGTTCCAGGGCCTGGGGATAACCTGGTAAAGGAGACATGTCTCAGGGAGCTCAAGTTCGGGTGGGGGAGATGAAGGTGAAACAAGACATGTTAAAAGTTTTTATCATGTATTTTAGGAGGGGAGAGGTgctgtgggaggaaaaaaatgtaaaacagagtTGGGGATCAGGGAACTATTGTGTCCTGAGGACTCCTTCCTGAGAAAGAGACATTGGAGGAAAGATGAAAGGTGAGGGAGGGAACCATGCACTCATCTGGGAAAGAGCATTCCAATCAGAGGGAAGAGCCTGTGCAAAAGGCCTGAGGCAGGATCATGCCCAGCATGCTTGAGGCTAAAATCCCCACAACAGCACTCTTACATGGGGTTAATTCTCCCCAGTCcacatggaggctcagagaggtcaaacTTCTTTCCCAACATCACACAGCGGTAAGATCTGAGCCCTGTCTCTGGAAGACAGCTCGCTGGAGAGACTTGGCCAGGCAGTGTTCAGTGACAGCAGTGGGTGTGTTGGGGAGATGGCCTCGTGGGTCCAGGAGGAAAACCTTATTCCCACCTCTGGATGGAAATGGGAAGccattctcttctttccttccaggcAGTAGCTGGGTGGGGTTGCCTGGGGAGGAAAGAGCCTTCCAGAACCCACTGACCGCGTCACCTTTTCCAGGTGCCAGCAGGAAGAACAGAGAGACCCCAGAAGAGCACAGACGTCTCAAGGCAGCCCGAGGTAAGCTTGAGCTGCAAATATACGTTCCATAAATCCTGGTGGCATACCCCCCCCGTTGGTGCCACAGGCTAGCAGCTCGCTTCCTGCTTGCACAATCCTGGGAGCTGGAGATGGCTCAGATGCCCccttttacagctgaggaaaccgaggcccagggTATGGAGGGCACACAGCCAGAAGGTGATGGAATTGGGACTGAAACCCAGGAACTGGGCTCTAGAGTCTGCACCTGTCTGGGTGAGTCAGTAAGTGTTGAGAATGGCTAAGTCCTGCCTTGGGTCTAATCCACTATTTGCCAGTGCTGGAAAACAGACCTTCAGGCATAGGGCTGAGAAACAGTGCAGACACTGCCTCTCCAGACAAAAGGACATTAAGGGAATCCAGGTAAGCTGGGGAAAGGGACCCTGGAAGGCAGACCAAGGGCCCTGCCTGGATATGGGAAAAGAAAGCTTCTAAGAGGAGGTGACATTAGAGCTGGGGTTTTGAAGGAGGAATACGCGTTTGCCAGAGAAAACCTTAATGAATTTACTTTTATTCATAAATTTTATTCGTTCAAACATTCCCTGCTTCCCCCATGTGTCTGCTTCCTGCTGGGCCATACCAGGACCCTCAAGAAGCCCCCAGTCTTAGACATAGCTAAACGCAGACACCCCAATGGGATCAAGCCTGGGCCAGAGgggtagatggaactagaggtgcCAAACAGAACCAGTAGCATTTCTGAGGGGTTCAAGACAACTTCCCAGAGAATgatcatttaagatttttttttaataaagattttatctatttacttgacagagagatcacaagcagtgagaacagcaggaagagagagagggggaagcaggctccctgcagagcagagagcccaatgcggggctcgatcccaagaccctgagatcatgacccactgagccacccaggtgcccctaaaatgggtTTTAAAGCACAAATAGGAGTTTGGCAAGGAAGACAGCTCTGTTTGAAACCTGAAGGGCCCAAGGGATCTGTGGGGAGCCAGGGGCCACGCACAGGTCACAGGGCCATCAAAAACAGGCACGAGGAGTGGATGATGGTTTGGATCAGCATTCCAGAAGCTTGGAGCTTCCTGAGGGGCAggtggaaaagggaagcaggaaaGATCCAGTAGCAATCAGTGATAAAGAAGCAGTTCTTGGCCTCCTTGGGGGAGGCTCCCGGGCAATCTCGGAGGCAGGGACATGAAGAGGACCAGATTGAAAGGGTGGATTCTGGGCACGTGGAGTCTGGGAGGCTCGCCTTGGCGTCTCCATGCCTCAGTTCTCTCTGTAAGTACTTAATCCCCAGCAGGGCCTGGACAACTGTCAGAGCCAACAAAGGCTGAGCAGGTTGGAGGAAGTTGGGGGGTGCGGGGAAGGGGAGATAGGCAGGGGCATACATTTCAATCCTGCATGGACTTTAGCACCTATGGGGCTAGAGGCCAGGTGCTGGGGTCCTCCGGGAGCTCAGGGAAAGTGCTCCGCCCATCCCGGCTCTTCAGTGGCTGTTACTCCTCGCAGGAACCGCCCCGACCCACCAGGATGAGGTGTCGCCGGTGCCCAGTGAACGAATCGGGCCTGGCTGTAGCCCTGAGCATCTTCACGCTCcttgtcctcctcctcttcagTCTGCACGCCTCGCCACCCACCTTCCAGAGCCTGGAGGAGCCCCTGGGCCGCGCGGTGGCTCTGACCTGGCCGGCTCCGCCCTCCCGCCCACCGCCCAGCCCCTGCCGGCCCAACACCTCCGTAGCCGCCCTGCCGAACTTCACAGGGCTGCCGCAGCAGGTGCGCAACTTCCTGCTGTATAAACACTGCCGCGACTTCCAGCTGCTGCAAGACGTGCGGCCAGACAAGTGCTCGCAGCCTGTCTTCCTGCTGCTGGTCATCAAGTCCTCGCCCAGCAATTACGAGCGCCGGGAGCTGGTGCGGCACACCTGGGGCCGCGAGCGCCTGGTGAAGGGCGTCCCGCTGCGCCTCGTCTTCCTGGTGGGTACGGCCGCTGACCCCCTGGAGGCCCGCAAGGTCAACCGGCTGCTGGCAATGGAGGCGCGGGTGCACGGTGACATCCTGCAGTGGGACTTCCATGACTCCTTCTTCAACCTCACGCTCAAACAGGTGGGCCAGCGAGAGGCGTTGGGGGACGGTCCCCTGGTCAGGTCCCGCCCGCTCCCGGCCACCTCCTCTGACTGGGTCCAGGGAACCAGAcgtccccacccccccaatcccaccccacccctctgtTGTCCTGGTGGTGGTCTGAAGTCTTCTaactgggggcgggggcggggccgggtggcggggtgtgtgtggggggtggcggGCAGGAAGAAAGGGCCTGAGGTTACAAGGCCAGCTTCCAGAGCcaggacctgggtttgaattcaggCTCTGCCTCCTACTTGCTGTTTGCCTTTGATAATCATttatctctctgtgcctgcttcttcctggtCAGGGAGGAAACGGCCGGCCTCTGAGGGCTTCCGGAGGGTTTTCAGGTTATTTACAAGGCAGCAGAAGAATTCCTGTAATCTGTGTAGGTGGAGGAGCAGTGGACAGGACCaccttgttgatttctttttttttaagatatttatttatttatttgacagagattgatcacaagtagacagagaggcaggcagagagagagagagag harbors:
- the B3GNT3 gene encoding N-acetyllactosaminide beta-1,3-N-acetylglucosaminyltransferase 3 → MRCRRCPVNESGLAVALSIFTLLVLLLFSLHASPPTFQSLEEPLGRAVALTWPAPPSRPPPSPCRPNTSVAALPNFTGLPQQVRNFLLYKHCRDFQLLQDVRPDKCSQPVFLLLVIKSSPSNYERRELVRHTWGRERLVKGVPLRLVFLVGTAADPLEARKVNRLLAMEARVHGDILQWDFHDSFFNLTLKQVLFLQWQETRCTTASFVLNGDDDVFAHTDNMVSYLQDHDPDHHLFVGQLIRNVGPIRVPWSKYYVPKEVTQEEHYPPYCGGGGFLLSRFTATALRRAAVTLDLFPIDDVFLGMCLQQEGLEPASHSGIRTAGIQAPSAHMSSFDPCLYRELLLVHRFLPYEMLLMWDALSQPNLACGKKLQIY